DNA from Terriglobus tenax:
GCGGGAGAGACCAGCTTGCGCACGATCTTCGCGTCAAATGCATCGCCCGCCAGCCCCAGGCCAGAGGTCCCCAGCATTGACTTCCCCCGGTCCTCCTGGTTGCGGAAGCTCGGCCCCACATGCAGCAGCGAAAAATCCGATGTACCGCCGCCGAAGTCGCCAATCAGGATCAGCTCATCCCGCTCCAGTGACGCCTCATAGCTGTATGCCGCGCCGATCGGCTCCAACTGGAAGCGGATATCCTCATAGCCCGCAATCTGAAAAGCCTGCCGCAGCCGCGACTCGGCGTAGGCATCGTCTTCTTCTGAATCCGACCCGACGAAACGCACCGGCCGGCCCGCCGTTACGCTGCGAATCTCGTGACCAAACTGCTTCTCCGCGGCCACACGTACATCCGTCAGAATGCGCGCAATCAGGTCTTCCAGCGTATAGCGCCGCCCAAAGACCTCCGTGCCGGTCAACGTCTTCGACGGCAGGTACGACTTCAGCGACTGGATCAGCCGCCCCTGCGTGCCCACCGAATCATGGTCGGCGGCAAGGTAACGTTCAATTCCGGCAGGCCCCGTGTAGGAATGCACCACCGGACGGTTCTTCTCCCGCGCCTGCTCCAGGTATAGCAATGACCGGTACGACGGCGTCTCACCGGCCTGCGCGGCAAAGTGTGCCAGGGTTACCTGGCCCCCTTCAGCACGTGCGATGGAGGTGTTGGTCGTGCCGAAGTCGATGCCAATACGAGAAGAACGCATCCGACCATTATTTCGCAAATTCGGGATGAAGAGTTACGTTGCCCCACCCTTTGCTACGCAAAGAATGGGGCAACAAAATACCGAACTCTACCCCTTCAGCCCCGCCACCAGCTTCTCCATGTGAGCCACATGATGCAGGTCATGCCCCGCAATCGTCTGCAACTGCACGAAGAACGGCATCAATCCACGCTCCGGGTGCGATGCCGGCCTCTGTTTCTGCTCCTCGGTCACCGTCGAAAGCAGTTTCAAATTCCACGCGCGAAACGCCTCATAAAACGCCACCGACGTCGCATAGTCATACGCCGCATAGTGCTCCGCCCACTTGTCCTGATCAAAGGGCTCCAGCGTGGGGTTATCGACCGCCAGCGTCTGGCGCAGCCGCCATCCAAAAGCCAGCTCGCAGTCGGCCAGGTGCGCGAAGATCTCGCGGATGCTCCATTTGCCCGGCGCAGGCGGCGTGTTAAGCTGCTCCGCGCTCAGCCCCACAACCAGGGCCTTCAGCTTTGCCGGTGTCGCAGGTAGCACAGTAAGAGGATCGGTGTCCCCAAGGGTCGCAAGATAAGGGTTGGCCATGCACGGAGGATAGATGGCTGGAGGGCTCGTTGGCTAGATGACTGGCAACGAACGGGTGCCCCGTACCTGCGCAGCAGATGCGGGCAGGCTGGGGATAGCAAGCGTCACGCTTTTGTCTTTACCAGCCAACCAGTCATCTAGCCAAGCAGCCCTCCCACTGGTTCAATAAAGCCATGGCAACCAACACCGGCAGTGAGCAAGCACCCATCCGTCTGCCGTGGAAGATCTTCTGGATCGGACTCATCGTCCGCATCCTCTATATGACGCTGGCCCACACCTACCGCATCCGCTTGTTTGAGGATCACTTCCAGTTCGGATGGGAGGCAGGCCGCGTCGCCCGCGCCCTGGTCAACGGTTACGGCTATGCCGACCCCTTCCAGGGACACACCGGCCCCACTGCCTGGCTGCCGCCCCTCTATACGCTGATGATCGCGGCCTGCTTCAAGCTCTTCGGTATCTACACGCCGCTCAGCGCCTGGACCGTCCTGGCGCTCAACTCTGTCTTCTCCGCGCTGACAGCGCTGGCCGTCTACGAGATCGCTTACCGCTGCTTCAATCCCAAAGTCGCCCTCTGGTCCGGATGGCTCTGGGCGCTTTACCCCGCTGCCCTGCAGTTCGCCGTCAAGTGGATCTGGGAGATGAGCCTGACCTGCTGCCTCTTCACCTGGATCTTCCTCCTCGCCCTCCGTATGCGCGATGAAGGCGGCGGCACCTGGCGGCAATGGAGCCTCTTTGGAGCACTTGGTGGCCTGCTGGCTCTCAACAACGCCACCCCCACCGTCTTCCTGCCAGTCGCCGCTCTGTGGGTCTTCTGGGGAGCTCCGGAATGCCGGCTGCAAACCCTGCGCCGCGCCATCGTCTCAGGCCTGATCGCAGGCGCACTTCTCGCCCCCTGGGTTCTCCGCAACTACCGCGTGATGCACGCCTTCATCCCCATCCGCAGCAACTTCGGAGCAGAGAACTACATGGGCAACTCGCCCTGGTCGGTTGGATTTCCCTGGGGCACCACCGTCCCGCTCGAAAACACCCGCATCCTCGACGAGTACCGCACCAAGGGTGAGGTCCAGTGGTCCAGGGAACGTGGCGACATCGCCAGCGAGTGGATACGAACCCACCGGGCACGCTTCTGGAAGCTGACCGCCCTGCGCGCCTACATGTTCTGGGCCGGCGTGCCGCAACCCCTCATCCCGCACAAGGAATACGTGGAATACGGCCGCGAGATCAACTTCGCCTTCGGTACCGCCGCCGGGCTGCTCGGCCTTCTTCTGGCCATCCGTCAAAAACGAAAAGCCGCCTGGCTCATGGCCGCCGCCTTCCTCCTGCTGCCGCTGCCCTACTACATGGTCACCGTGCAGGCTCGCTTCCGCCACGTGCTGGAGCCGCTGATCATGATCCTGGCCGTCAACCTCTTCCAAAGCGCGGAGAAACGGACCAGTAAAGCCACTTAGCTGTTGCCGCTCCGGCTTTTTTGCTTGTCAGCTCGTCGCCGCAGGCGGAGGGACTCCATTCGCATTTCCCGTCAGGGCACGGCTTCGAGCCGTGCCACAAAAATTCCCTAAGGAAAAACCAGCGCAGGCCTCGAACGGGAGCGAAAGAGATTCATTGCACCAAAACCAGTGCACCCTCTCCTTAACGCAGAACACCCGGCAAGCTACGCGCTCACCGGGTGCCCTGAAACTACGTTAGGAAGGCTTACGCCTTGACGATCTTGCCGGCCTTGATGCAGCCGGTGCAAACGCGGACGCGCTTGCTGGCGCCGTTGACAACAGCCTTCACCTGCTGCAGATTCACGTTCCAGCGACGGCGGGTAACGTTGTGCGCGTGCGAAATATTGTTGCCGAACTGCGGTCCCTTGCCGCAAAGCTCACAGGTCTGTGCCATGACAAAATCTCCGACTCGTCTTCGGTTGTGCCGAGAATGACGATGAATTTGGATCGGACAGTGGGACCGGGCCATGTATCCCGATCGCTTTAGGCTTACCGCGCACCATCCTCGCCCCAAAAGGCACGACGACGCAACGGGCTTGCTGCCGAAGTTAAAGAATACCGCACTTTTGCCCGCCGGGCAATCGCAGGACAGACCAACCCGCCACACCTTATGCTGGTGCGGAACAAAAAGGGGTGCCGAATGCGAGCTCTCATGCTGGCCGAGTACGAAAACCTGCAGGTTATTGACATGCCCGTACCGCCCGTCGCCGGCGACGAAGTCCTGATCCAGGTGGCCGCCTGCGGCATCTGCGGCTCCGACGTCCACGGCTACGACGGCGGCTCCGGCCGCCGCATTCCCCCCATCGTCATGGGGCACGAAGCCGCGGGTGTCATCGCCGCCGTCGGCAGCCAGGTCCAGGGCTACCAGCCCGGCGACCGCGTCACCTTCGACTCCACCGTCTACTGCGGCCAGTGCGACTTCTGCCGCCGGGGCGAGGTCAACCTCTGCGACAACCGCCAGGTCATGGGCGTCTCCTGCGGCGACTACCGCCGCCACGGAGCTTTCGCCGAGTTCGTCGCCGTCCCCGCCCGCATCCTCTACAAACTGCCCTCCGGCTTCCCCTTTGAAGAAGCCGCCATGCTGGAGGCGGTCGCCGTCGCCCTGCACGGCGTTCGCGTCTCCCAGCTCAAGCCCGGAGACTCCGCACTGGTCATCGGAGCCGGCATGATCGGCCTGCTGACCGCACAGGCCGCACGCGCCGCAGGAGCACGCTCCGTCACCATCGCCGACGTGGACGCCGCACGCCTGCAGATGGCCGTCGACGTCGGCATCCCGGACACCCTGCACCTCTCCGGCAACGACCTTGTCGCCGAAATCCTGCGCCGCACCCACAACGTCGGTGTAGACGTCGTCCTCGAAGCCGTGGGCCGCGCCGAGACCGTCGTCGCCTCCATCGAATGCGTTCGCCGCGGTGGCACCGTCGGCCTCATCGGCAACATCCAGCCCGAGGTTCCCCTTCCCCTGCAGCGTGTTGTCACCCGCGAGGTGCGCCTGCAGGGCTCCTGCGCCTCCGCCGGCGAGTACGCCGACGCCATCCGCCTGATGAGCGAAGGAGCCATCACCGTCAAACCCCTGATCACCGCCGTCAGCAGCCTGGAAGAGGCCGCCGGTTGGTTCAGCCGCCTCCACGCCCGCGAGGCAGGCCTGCTGAAAGTCGTCGTCGCCCCCAACAAGGAGAAGTCGCGTTGAGCCATAATTTTTTCGATCTCACCGGCCAGGTTGCCGTCGTCACCGGAGCCTCCCGTGGCCTGGGCCAGTACTTCTCCCGCGCACTGGGACGTGCCGGGGCAAAGCTGGTCGTCACCAGCCGCAAGGCAGGCGACTGCGACGCCTTCCTGGAAGAGCTCTCAGGTCTCGACATTGAAGCCAAAGCCCTCACCCTCGACGTCCGCGACGAGAAGAGCATCGCTGCCTTCGGCCCCGCCGCCGAAGCCGCCTTCGGCAAGGTCGACATCCTGGTGAACAACGCCGGCTGCAACATCCGCAAGCCCGCGCTTGACGTCACCTGGGAGGACTGGAACACCATCCTCGAAACCAACCTGCGCGGCCCCTTCTTCGTCGCGCAAACCATCGCCCGCGGCATGATCACACGCAACTACGGCCGCATCATCAACGTAGGCTCGGTCACCAGCGTTCGCGGTTCCGCCGGTCTGGGGCCCTACGGAGCCAGCCGCGGCGGCATCAAGCAACTCACCATGAGCCTGGCCGATGACTGGGGACCGCACGGCATCACCGTCAACGTCCTCGCCCCCGGCTGGTTCAAAACCAGCCAGAACCGCGTGATGTATGAAGATGCGGGCTGGGTGGAATACCTGGTCGAACGCATCCCCATGAAGCGCCCCGGCGCACCCAACGACCTGGACGGAGCCGTCGTCTTCCTGGCCAGCGAAGCCTCACGCTACGTCACCGGACAAACCATCCTGATTGACGGCGGCATCTCCATCGGCGCAACCCGCGCCCTGGTAAAAAAGTAGCTGCTGCCCGTGTCATCCTTCGTAACGCGAAGGACGAAGGTGCTTTTATCACCACTCTGCCTGCTTGTTGCTTACCGCTGCGCCAGGGTATCCGGAGGCTGCTGCTTCAGTTCCGTGGCAGCCTGCTGCAAGGTCGTGCCGCTGGGCGTCATCCTGAAGCCGGATTTAACCTCGTCCTCCTGCTCGGAAATCGACTTGAACAGGAGCGCCTTGCCGTCGATGTGGATGTGGGTCTCAACAATGATCCACTTCCCGGGGCTGATCTCACGGCGTTCCACCGAAAAGGTTCCTCCCTTGCGCATACGGCCAAACAGACCCCATCCGAAGGTGACATCGTTGACCAGCGTCCCGCGCATCAGCTTCATGCGGTGCTGCTCTTTATCGACGACAATCTCACCTGCCATGGCCGCAAAGACGCGGGCCTCCATGGAAGGCGGCGTGAAGTTAGGATTGGGCTGGAAGGCAAGCGTCGTCGTGTCGGGCGTCTCCGACTTCACCGACCAGTAGAAGGCATCCGGCATCATGCGTAGCATGTCTTCGGCGCGCTTATCGTCTTCTCTGCCGTTCTTGCGCTGCTTCTCCTGCTCACTGGGGCTGGAGACGAAATCGGAGATCTTCTTATCTTCCTGCGCCAGCTCCGCGGCATTCAGAGTTTTACCGCTGGCACGGATCTTCTTCTTCACAGCGCCGCCATCGGTCTCAATCACGTAGAACAGAAAGTCTTCGCCGGGCTTCTGGTAGTGCGAGCGGTACTGCCAGCGGGTGTGGTCATTGCGGTTGGCCTCCAACTCCGTCTGCATGACGTTGCGGGCCAGACTCTGTGCGGCGGTGTCCTGCGGTTGTGCAAAGACAGGTAGGGCGAAAGCTACAAATGCAACCGGTACGACAATCCATCGGGCAGCCATCATGACGTCAGGGCTCCTTCGTAATCTTGCTGACCCGGTTGGATGCACCTTTGTCGCGCACGGTTTACAAGGGATTTGTAAACCGTTGATTCGGAAGGTCTGGATGATGGGATAAATGGATGGTTCGATGGCCAAAGATGCCCACCCATCCGCGGCGCATATGGATAGGGCACCCAGGCCCGTGACCCACGGATCCGGGTGCCCCACTCACGCTCAGCGTGAGTGGGAATCGTGTCAGGCGATCACGGCCAGCTTGGCGCGCTTGCCCAGGCGCACCGGAATCCGCGCAGGAAGCTCGGGCACAGTCAATGCGGTTTCCTTGTGAACATTGCCGTCGATGCGCACTGCGCCTTCGGCCAGCTTGCGGGTCGCTTCACCGGCTGAGGCAGCAAGGCCCAGTGCCACCAGCAGCTTCTGCACGCGCACGGTGTTCTCGCCCAACGTAATCTCCGCAAACGAAACCGCCACCTCTTCCAGATCATCAGCAACCGCCTTCTGCTGGAAGGTCTTGGCCCAGTTCTCCTCCGCCTGCTGCGCCTCGGCCTCGGAGTGGAAGCCGGTAGTGATGGTGCGAGCCAGGTTCTTCTTGGCCTGCATCGGGTGCAGGGCTCCGCTGGCAACGTCGGCGCGCATCTGGTCAATGGCGCTCTGCGGCAGGTCAGTCAGGAAGACCCAGTAGCGCCACATCAGCTCGTCACTGACCGACATCAGCTTGCCATACATTTCGCCTGCGGGCTCGGTGATGCCGATGAAGTTGCCCAGCGATTTCGACATCTTCTGCACACCATCCAGGCCTTCCAGAATGGGCGTCATCAGGATAATCTGTGGTGCCTGGCCATGGGTGCGCTGCAGGTCGCGGCCGCGCATCAGATTGAACTTCTGGTCCGTTCCGCCCAGTTCCACATCGCACTTCAGCGCAACCGAGTCATAGCCCTGTGCCATGGGATACAGCAGCTCATGCACATGGATCGGCTGTTCTTCCTGGAAACGCTTGTGGAAGTCCTCGCGCTCCAGCATCTGCGAGACGGTGAACTGCGCCGTCAGCTTGATGATGCCGGCATAGCCCAGCTGGTCGAGCCACTCGGAGTTGTAGCGGACCTCGGTCTTTTCGGGGTCCAGGATCTTGAAGACCTGTTCCTTGTAGGTCTCGGCGTTCGCGTCGATCTCTTCGCGTGTGAGCGGCTTGCGGGTCTGGTTCTTACCGGTGGGATCGCCGATCAGGGCGGTGGAGTCGCCGATAAGAAAGATGACCGTATGACCCAGCGTCTGGAAGTGCTTGAGCTTGCGCATGAGCACGGTGTGGCCCAGGTGCAGGTCCGGCGCCGTGGGGTCAAAGCCCGCCTTGATGCGCATGGGCACACCGGTGGCGATTGATTTCTCAATGCGCTTGGTCAGGTCTTCAAGGGGCAGAATTTCGGCAGCGCCCTTGGTGATGAGATCGAGCTGTTCTTGCAAAGACGGAAAGGTCATGGCTAGGCACCTACAAGTATAGAAGGCGGCAGACATTGTCAGTAGCCCGGTGGGATACTGCCGCCATGGACGCCGAAAGCACACGCCGATTCCTGAAGTCACTGCCGCACGTAAAGGAAACGCGGCAGTGGGGCGACAACCTGGTCTTCTGGGTTGGCGATAAGACCACCGGTGGCAAGATGTTCGCCCTCATCAACCTGGACGATGAGTCCCGCCTGGGCCGGCAGCCGGTAGTCTTCAGCTTCGCCGCCGATCCGGAACAGTTCCACGAACTGCTGGAGATAGAAGGCGTTCTGCCCGCACCCTACCTGGCACGGGCAAAGTGGGTGGCGCTGGCGGAGTGGAACATCTTCCGCAAGGCAGAGCTGGAAGAGCTTCTGCGCCAGGCGCACACACGTGTCTTCCAGAAGCTGCCGAAGAAGGTGAAGGCGGCACTCTAAAGCTTCGCCGCCCGCAGCCGCAGTGCATTCGCAATCACAGAGACCGAGCTGAAGCTCATGGCAGCAGCCGCGATCATGGGGCTAAGCACGATGCCGAAGAGGGGATACAGCACGCCGGCGGCGACCGGAACCCCCAGCGCGTTGTAGACGAAGGCAAAGAAGAGATTCTGCTTGATGTTGCTCATCGTCGCCTCGCTCAGGCGGCGTGCGCGCAGAATGCCGCTGAGGTCGCCCTTCAGCAGCGTGACGCCCGCCGTCTGCATGGCAACATCGGCGCCGGTGCCCATTGCAATGCCGACATCGGCCCTGGCCAGGGCAATAGCATCGTTGAC
Protein-coding regions in this window:
- a CDS encoding ArnT family glycosyltransferase, whose product is MATNTGSEQAPIRLPWKIFWIGLIVRILYMTLAHTYRIRLFEDHFQFGWEAGRVARALVNGYGYADPFQGHTGPTAWLPPLYTLMIAACFKLFGIYTPLSAWTVLALNSVFSALTALAVYEIAYRCFNPKVALWSGWLWALYPAALQFAVKWIWEMSLTCCLFTWIFLLALRMRDEGGGTWRQWSLFGALGGLLALNNATPTVFLPVAALWVFWGAPECRLQTLRRAIVSGLIAGALLAPWVLRNYRVMHAFIPIRSNFGAENYMGNSPWSVGFPWGTTVPLENTRILDEYRTKGEVQWSRERGDIASEWIRTHRARFWKLTALRAYMFWAGVPQPLIPHKEYVEYGREINFAFGTAAGLLGLLLAIRQKRKAAWLMAAAFLLLPLPYYMVTVQARFRHVLEPLIMILAVNLFQSAEKRTSKAT
- a CDS encoding SDR family NAD(P)-dependent oxidoreductase, producing the protein MSHNFFDLTGQVAVVTGASRGLGQYFSRALGRAGAKLVVTSRKAGDCDAFLEELSGLDIEAKALTLDVRDEKSIAAFGPAAEAAFGKVDILVNNAGCNIRKPALDVTWEDWNTILETNLRGPFFVAQTIARGMITRNYGRIINVGSVTSVRGSAGLGPYGASRGGIKQLTMSLADDWGPHGITVNVLAPGWFKTSQNRVMYEDAGWVEYLVERIPMKRPGAPNDLDGAVVFLASEASRYVTGQTILIDGGISIGATRALVKK
- the tyrS gene encoding tyrosine--tRNA ligase yields the protein MTFPSLQEQLDLITKGAAEILPLEDLTKRIEKSIATGVPMRIKAGFDPTAPDLHLGHTVLMRKLKHFQTLGHTVIFLIGDSTALIGDPTGKNQTRKPLTREEIDANAETYKEQVFKILDPEKTEVRYNSEWLDQLGYAGIIKLTAQFTVSQMLEREDFHKRFQEEQPIHVHELLYPMAQGYDSVALKCDVELGGTDQKFNLMRGRDLQRTHGQAPQIILMTPILEGLDGVQKMSKSLGNFIGITEPAGEMYGKLMSVSDELMWRYWVFLTDLPQSAIDQMRADVASGALHPMQAKKNLARTITTGFHSEAEAQQAEENWAKTFQQKAVADDLEEVAVSFAEITLGENTVRVQKLLVALGLAASAGEATRKLAEGAVRIDGNVHKETALTVPELPARIPVRLGKRAKLAVIA
- the rpmB gene encoding 50S ribosomal protein L28, which translates into the protein MAQTCELCGKGPQFGNNISHAHNVTRRRWNVNLQQVKAVVNGASKRVRVCTGCIKAGKIVKA
- a CDS encoding Hsp70 family protein — protein: MRSSRIGIDFGTTNTSIARAEGGQVTLAHFAAQAGETPSYRSLLYLEQAREKNRPVVHSYTGPAGIERYLAADHDSVGTQGRLIQSLKSYLPSKTLTGTEVFGRRYTLEDLIARILTDVRVAAEKQFGHEIRSVTAGRPVRFVGSDSEEDDAYAESRLRQAFQIAGYEDIRFQLEPIGAAYSYEASLERDELILIGDFGGGTSDFSLLHVGPSFRNQEDRGKSMLGTSGLGLAGDAFDAKIVRKLVSPALGAETLARSLNKLLPAVPNWIYANLERWHYLSFLRTRNVMEILGRAEKSALEPEKITSLITLIERDLGYQLHQAVQRTKVQLSLTEAAEFYFRDDDLELRAMVTRAEFEGWIADELQAIERTVQKLLDETGVQPHQIDRVFLTGGTSFVPAVRTIFHRMIGEGKLRTGNEFTSVAYGLSLSA
- a CDS encoding DinB family protein; the encoded protein is MANPYLATLGDTDPLTVLPATPAKLKALVVGLSAEQLNTPPAPGKWSIREIFAHLADCELAFGWRLRQTLAVDNPTLEPFDQDKWAEHYAAYDYATSVAFYEAFRAWNLKLLSTVTEEQKQRPASHPERGLMPFFVQLQTIAGHDLHHVAHMEKLVAGLKG
- a CDS encoding galactitol-1-phosphate 5-dehydrogenase, which produces MRALMLAEYENLQVIDMPVPPVAGDEVLIQVAACGICGSDVHGYDGGSGRRIPPIVMGHEAAGVIAAVGSQVQGYQPGDRVTFDSTVYCGQCDFCRRGEVNLCDNRQVMGVSCGDYRRHGAFAEFVAVPARILYKLPSGFPFEEAAMLEAVAVALHGVRVSQLKPGDSALVIGAGMIGLLTAQAARAAGARSVTIADVDAARLQMAVDVGIPDTLHLSGNDLVAEILRRTHNVGVDVVLEAVGRAETVVASIECVRRGGTVGLIGNIQPEVPLPLQRVVTREVRLQGSCASAGEYADAIRLMSEGAITVKPLITAVSSLEEAAGWFSRLHAREAGLLKVVVAPNKEKSR
- a CDS encoding MmcQ/YjbR family DNA-binding protein — encoded protein: MSVARWDTAAMDAESTRRFLKSLPHVKETRQWGDNLVFWVGDKTTGGKMFALINLDDESRLGRQPVVFSFAADPEQFHELLEIEGVLPAPYLARAKWVALAEWNIFRKAELEELLRQAHTRVFQKLPKKVKAAL